The DNA region CAACTTCAAGTTCCTTGGAGGACCCAAGAACTGCCACAGTCAGTTTGCTTTTTGGTTTGATCTTGATCAAGGCAATGTCAGTGCGCTCATCACGTCCGACAACGGTTGCTTCGTAAAGATCTTTGGAGTCTTCGCTTAATTGAACCTTGATTTGGTCAGCACCAGCGATCACGTGATTATTAGTCACGATCAAACCGTCTTCGCGAATGATGAATCCAGTTCCCAGTCCCATCATCTGCGGACGCTGCTGTTGTTGTTGGGGAGGCTGTTGCATTTTCATTCCATACAGCTGCTCCAACATATCCAGCATCGGATCGCGACCGCGTGGCATGTTCTTGGGAATGGCTGATGTGGAAATATTCACAACCGCCGGATTGATCGCTTTGCTTAACTCAACAAAAAGATTCGCCGGCAATGTGGCACCCAGATTCAATTTTGGGGGATCTTTAGGTAAGCTGGTGGTTTGCGCATGAACGGGAGCAGCCATGGAGGCCGCCAACAGAAGGAATAAGAACTTCTTCATAAAAACACTTCTCCTTGCAAATACAAGAGTATCAAAAATAACGAAAAACTCCAGCCGGAGCTGGAGTGAAATTTCCTTAAACGGAAACAAATTTTAATTGTAGATCACTAATTAGGTTATCTAAAAACTGCGCTTCGTCAGCCGTGAGATTCCCTTTGGTTTTTTGCTGCAGGACCACCAGTAAATCGATATTAAAACGCGCCATGTTCTTATCTTTTGATGTTTGGCCTGTTGATGGATCTGGTGCCAGGCCCATAGCCATCACTGACGAAGAGGCCAGCGACATGATTAGTACTGAGAGTGAAGCTTCCATTTTATCTTGCATAAAAAACCCTCTTTGAAAGTGAGTTCGATTTAAAAAGTGTCAAGTTAGATTGGATAATATCCCATCAGCTTTTGCAGGCGTGTTTCAATAGGCGGATGGGATTTCAAAAATAAATTTCTTTGTCTAAAGCCTTCAGGATTCACAATAAACAAGTGACTGGTGCAGGCCGGGATTTCCAAAGGCTGTGTTTGCGCCAAACCTTCCAAACGCCACAAAACCTCGCCCAAAGGATGGCGATTATTTAATAATTCAGAGGCCATCAGG from Bdellovibrio sp. GT3 includes:
- a CDS encoding DUF1844 domain-containing protein — its product is MQDKMEASLSVLIMSLASSSVMAMGLAPDPSTGQTSKDKNMARFNIDLLVVLQQKTKGNLTADEAQFLDNLISDLQLKFVSV